The Caenorhabditis elegans chromosome I genome includes the window aaaaaacaaaaaatattttgccacttttttctgcTGATTTTTTGGTATAATCAATATCAACTGAGATATGAGAGACCACAGTGTTGAGAAATTTTCGTCGTGGTTTTGCACTCACTTTGAATGTTAATTGAATTTGGTAGGTTTCGaatttgaacttgaaaaatttctattttttttttgagccaaaaagtTGGACTgaagcaaaacaaaaattaagaaatttttagagattttttattAAGAGAAAATtaagagatttttaaaaattgaaaacgctCTCATCTTCAAAAGCAAGTACCCAAATagttaaattttacaaaatattatcATGAAATTGTcttttagttgaaaactttgaagatGTATGAGCTcagatttttcacttaaaaaaatgtttctataaTTGTTTGCCCTTAACAAAGCTTGAGGTGCCATAACAAGAACTCCAATGAAGATACACAAAAGGATATGCAAAAACCATGAAAGACCTTGAACAAATGTGTGTGTGTACTTCTCTGAAAGATATATCGAGAATATGTTGAAGTGTGTTGTTGTTGCGACGATCCTCTTTTCCGTATGTTTCGGACCGATGCGCACAGATACATAGATATATGTATAAATGTACAATTCATATAAtacctctctctctcttacATGCCTCTTTTAGGTATTACCGCCACATGTCACACACATACTTCTCAAAAGGCTTATTGTGAGTCATGAAACTCCATGGACTACTCATTGcacttttattcaaaacttttgaagctTATATGTGTTCCGCATGGCTTATACAAAAAGAAGAACTACTATTCATGACCCCAAAAGtgttacagtaatcctattgAATAGAATTTAAACATTTGTAAGAGAGTTATAGGAAACAACTACTGTGACCTATGCAGTTGGTAAAGCACTTTTGTGAGAAAATCAATTAGATTTAATCAATTAGACTTGTAATTTCGTGTTAGAGGAATTTTACCAtcattcttttattttcatgtttgaTGAAGCTTGAATGTTCGTcctaaataataataaatcgGTATAGTCtatttttagttcaaataaaatcagaaaaaattggaaaaaaaaagaaaaatacggTCGCGCGGAAGAGGCTTTTGTCTTGTTTCTTGCGGTTTTTTCTTGCTTCCGACTaattagaaaagaaaatttggcCGCGCGgaacaaaaaaagagcattGAGCCTTCAAGTTCTGCGGAGCAATACACAGAAAATGAGAGCGATGAGGAGCTTGTCTTTCCGCCAGTCAacatactgttttttttcttgtcagTGGCATTGAGGGAACATAAAATGAAACACGTCATAGTAAATGAatgatgagaagaagaagcaaagGTAGATGGAAAGGTGGTGTTTTATGTTTGACAAGGATACTAGTTGCATGAAGTATGTACTTGAAGATTTTCGGAATGAGAATCCTCAGTAGACAAATTGAAGAGGATATAgacatttgaaaaactacaaagaCAATAAAACAATGAGGGAAAAGTTTCAAACCTACaaactaacaatttttgagcttacCTTCCGATCTTCAGAAACAAAATCCTACAAAAAACTCAGCAACCGAGAAGCCCTTTGCAGCTAAATTTAATGTGAAAATCTGTTGAAATGGTTTTCAAATGACACAGTCAACGAATTGGTTACTAACTCAAAAATcatctaaaattttggaaatatagtcttttcaatagttttgcacagaacattttctctctacttttaattaataaaatttatcatcatcatcatcgctATACTCAAAAATAAGTAACGCTAATAGAAATCAtagaaaatttgttcattaaaaacttattgaacAGTTCACagtgcaatatttttttaccaTGGAGACTCTCTAGAACATAGTCATCggttcaaatgttttttatttcaaaagattCACATCAATCGAgcatcgaaaatttttagacttttttcttAACTCTAAATTGGAGTCTAGAATGAGAATGAACTCGAAGACGTTCATAAAATCCACAAAGTTTATAAAGTTCCTAGCAGGAGAGATGGTTACTGAGTCTTCTGCTTCTGCTCAACACCATCATTAGCGCATTgtcttttcatttcttattatTGCTTGCTCCTGTGttctctctatttctctcaCTCCATTCTTTGTTTTGTTCTAAATGTTTACCCAAAAGTGTGACACATTCAAGAAAGAGGATACAATTTGCcaatggaatttcaaaataattaatacAGTTCGAAAGAAGCAGTAAGGATGAGAAAACTAGATCAGGGCGAAAGCTTGAAATAATGTGGCTTAAACAAATTGcaccaaaaaatatgaaatagaAAGGAAGTTACCTTCtagcttttgaaaatatcgtttaatgtttttgtacattttgaaTATACAAATTGAATTTATCCCCACTGGGAAAGTTGTTTAAATCACATTTAAACAcgtctaaaaaaaatcttaaaaatttgactatGAAGCCCCagaactggaaaaattaacattattttcaccctgaaatttaaaaatctagacaacaaatcattattttcagaatatcataaaatttccaaaattcatgAAAGTAAGTTGAATGGGTTTAAGGCAATTCGTGATAAacgaaacaaacaaaaatgattattAGAAGACAAAGAGCAAACGGGAATGGGAGAATATTTGGCCCTCctctttcttctctttttctcccCCATATTCCCGTTCAGTAATGTTTCCCTCTCCCGCAAGAGCATATAGCACACAGCTACATATACACAGATGGCCCCGTTCATTCGGGAGAGCCTCTTTTCCCGTTGCTCTCCGCGTTCCGCGTGCTCTCCGCCTGTTTGTTTCCTATGTATATATGATTGAACTCTCTCTGCTGCAACCTCTCCCAATAGTCACAAACCAAAAGCTCTGGCTCCAAACAAAACAGTTTCGGACCTGAATTTTGAGTAAAAGAGAATACATGGGAAATGTGCACTATGTGGCTCGTGTAGTTTTGTGGTGTTTTAACAGCTTCTGTACGATTATGAGCCAATTCATGAAacacattcaaaatttatatacaTTTGAAATGTTGTGATTTGTGGGTTGAAGAATAAGGCATGTTCTGAAAGACCGTTCTCGTCCTCCTGATTTTTCGTGATGGGAAAATGGATTATGACATGGAGCATTGATTGTACGATTTCATATTACTCGCCAGGGAGTAACGTTAACCGGGAAATTGctagaaagcaaaaaaaagttaaatcaAATACCAGATTATGCGTAAACAGAAAAAGTACCACATTTTAAGACGCAAACTTTCAGCTTTGGGACAAAGCTTAGCAGGTTCCAAAAACGGATTGTTGTAACCAATGAGCATATCTTCAATTTAACGTTCGCCTTGTCTTTCTAGCAATTGTCCAATTATCGTTATTTTCTAGTCAGATTCAGTTTCCGGTTAGGGGAACGCGGGGATCAGTTCTCGAAAATCAACGAGAGGGACGTCCATCACATAACACATTTACAACATTGGTTACTGAAAGTTATTAAATTTGATGGTTTCCCTGAAAGCACACAATCCAGATAGTCCGAGAGAAAGACGGAAATTGTGGATTAGTCGAATGACTCGAATCGAATAGTAATATATGAAAACCTGTACTTTCTAAGATGACCCAAAtagacaaaattgaaaaaacatttattgaaaGCAGTATTCACTGTTCACTCTCCACCAGCcttcttctttccttttccAACTGCAAACTTGTTGAACACGAGGTCAATTTTGGTCTCCCGATCCGCACTgcaaatattattatttcaaaaaggttATCATGATACAACATACCTTTGCTTATTCTCCCTTGCTTGACGAGTGTTCACTCTGACTTCGAATCCCTGGAAAGCTTGATAATTTGAATACTTAGATCAACTTCCCGAACCTCTGCTCTAATAGCTCCAATTCTACGGCTCAAGTGTTTCCAGCAACCTTCATCAAAAGCCAATCTCTTCTTCATTGTCCACATGAATCCATTCGAGTGttcaaatgcattttttgcgTGAAGAACTGATTGAGCAGGATCTCTGTTTTCTCCAGCAAGAAGAAAAGCAAAATGTGGATTGGTTTCATCGAGGACGAATTCTTGCTCTGCTTTCgagtcttcttttttcttttccttgtCTGGAGATACCATTTCTTTCAGTTCCTTCGAATCACTCTTATTTCCACATGCAACACTTCTATCTTCTGACATTGTCTCATTAATCAATGGGTTTTCAGGTTCCTTTTCCTCCTTTTTGATCTCTTCCGCCAAAACCATCTCAACACTGTTCAATTCCTCCTTTTCAGATTCCAAAGTAGAAGTTGACATTGTCAGTTTTCTCGCTGGGCTTCTTCTAACTTCTTTTGGTTTACTTGCctgaaaatatgaagtttCAATCAATGAATTGTATGGATAAACTTACACAAAATGCCGCGAAAAGGATGAACGTTGcaattggaaaacattttacaaTAATTTGTAAGATGCTCTCCTGAATTACAAATTGATGAGATATTGAAGTGTTTCCTTCACAACTTACCATTTTAGAAAGTAGAACCAACTTTCACAGcttcaaaatcagaaaataacgaaaataTTTCTACCAGTGGCTaaaggttttcaaaaacgttttttgataATAGATTTCAAGGCcacgttttcatttaatagtggaacaaaattttttttttcaaaccaaatttaaattatatttcccATTTTTACCGCATCTCTTCTCGCCTTTTCTATTCGATCAAGGGATCACTGCCTAGTGTTTTCGAACAACTAGAATTCCATGTTAACTTCGTTACAAACTGCtctctctttttcaaaaacgttttccGGGGGAGAGGAGATTGAGTGctcattttgaattattttctcaattgtAACAATATTTAACTAGGTGTATCTCACTGCATTTCACGGGGTATAAGGCTGTTAACAGCATCCTCATTGCCCTCTCTATATCTATACTGGAAATCTTGTACTTGATGATAGAAACTGCTTATTTAAGCCAATTTCATCTTCATTGATTAGATTATTGAAGGGGACGCCAGAATGGGATCTAAATACATGAGAAGGACGATCTATAACATCGTAACATAGCCGTAACGGGAGGTGCTACTTCCTCTAACCCGCCCGACCTCGAAAACgtcgaagaaaaataaaagtaaccATAGAATGAAAATCTTCCAACGAAATGGTAAAGTTGGTAACTTGTCGCTTCTAGAGAACATCTGTTATAAATATTTACGCAATATTTGTGAAGCTAGGTGAGCGTCTTGACCCATCGGAATTTCCTTCTATGGTTAAAATAGTATTCAAAAAAGATGCAGAACCAAATCCCttcattcattttccaattaaaaatcgaGAGTTCACTGTGAAGAAGATGGATCTTTCTCTACTTTCTCAGCTGACTTCTTTGCCTTCGCCTTGCTGCGCTCTGAAAGAATCACATTTGAATCTagaaacaattattaaaacaACTCACTCTTCTTCTTGCGATTCTTCTTCGATTTCTTCGAGTTAACACTGCTcgcctaaatttttcaaattattcagaaaatcacGTGTTTTGTGGGACATTTAGCTGATTCTTGAGAATCATGAGTTACTGACAGTCGATCCGCTCTTCTGTTCTCCACCAAGTTCAATTGCAGTCTTCACGTCAGATTCTGGTGCATCAGATTTTGCCTCGATTGCAGACTTAACATCACTCTCAAAAGCATCGTTCTTTGCTTCGGCGGCAGTCTTGACTCCTGATTCAGGAACATCATTCTTTACCTCTGCAGCAGTCTTCACACCAGATTCTGGAATGTCGTTTTTGGCTTCAGAAGCGGTTTTGACATCAGGTTCTGGAGTATCTTGAACTGGAGATTGGATTGACATGGCAGTGTTCACATTTGATTCAGGAGCATCGTTACGAAGTTCGTTGGCAGTTTGAACTCCAGTTTCCGGTTGATTTGGAGTTGGAGGCTCAGAAGTAGATGTGCTCTTTCCCTtgcttttcttatttttcttgtttttgcgACTGtttgattctgaaattttgaatattcggatagtattcaaacttttatcaAACTCACTCTTCTTATCCTTCGActtcttgttcttcttctttttaattttcttcgatttcttcGATTCAGTAGAAGCAGGAGCAGAAGATGATTGATCAGATGAAGCAGGTCCAGAATCCACAGCCAATCTCTCCGATTTTCCACCGACACCATTGGAAGTATTATCCTTTGGGCCCAAAATAACCGAGTTCCCACCTCCAGAAGCATTCTCAGTTGGAGCCATCCTCTCGGATTTCCCACCAATTCCTCCATAAACATTGTCCTTCGGCGCCAACAATACAGAGTCTCTACCAATTGGTTTAATTGGAGAGCTCAAAGGATCAACTGGAGTTGGCTGTTCTGCAGTGACTGGAGTTGGCTCGGGGATTGGAGCAGGAGCACCTTGAGTGATTTCTTGAACTGGAGCGGACACTTGTGTTGGTTGCTGAGGGACTTCAGGAGTTGGTTCCGGGCATTGAACTGGAGCAGGAGCAGATTCCGGAGCAGGTGCAGGGGTCGGTTGTTCGAGTTGTTGAGGTGGAGCAGCTGCAGGCTGTTCAGTAACAGGCACAGTCTTCGGAGATGATCTCGAGCTTTTTGTGGAACGAGTGCTTCTTGAACTTCTTTGAGATGTCGTTGCATTCTTGCCATTCTCACTGTTCTTGAAGTAGAAGTAGGCCAGAACAGCGACAATTGCCAGTAGGACGTACACGATCATTGGTTTTGGTGCTGACTTTTTGTTGATTCCAATCTgaaacaatattatttttgtttcacagTAATAAAAACTGGCGACGTTTTGGGGCAACCTCTTACCAAACGTTGGAAActttctgccaacaattttgagttttattaaaatcccCTCAAGTTGGaaagttgaaaacatttgGTAGAAAGTTTTCTCCCAAATGCAGAAAAAGTTGAGAGTGAATCTTTCTAGATGTGCAACTTCAGTGGCCGAAGAGGCTAGCAACCCCACTCTACTACTTCAAAAGCaatcatctgaaatttaaaactcaccAGTCAATGTGTCACGTGTCTGAAGATGAAAAGGGAAGAAGTCGTCCTTCGTAAATTCGAAACTGAATTTATCGACAAGTTTgtgattgttttttcttttcttatcTAACGTAGAATCTTCACGgctttatttttccaattcgaaatgtcataattttttctttttcctaatttttatgTGAACATATTTCATAAGATATTTGCACTTGCACCTACAACTATCCTCCGTGAATTAACTCAATTACCATGTTTAATATAAGAAATACAGTAATTTGTTTTCTGGCATTTTTccttatatttttcaagttatcGCAGAAAGTATTGCAGTTTCTATCGAAGTTTTGGCttcagaatatatttttgtgtttcttttttgtgtgCTTTTGTCTCCTCGTGTTCTCACGATCATCTCGAAATCTGCCAAAACTCCTGTGGCAACATATCTCTCCACTGATCCTCCAAGTGGTTTTCATTAATCACTGACTACTTCTCTTCTCAACCTGTCTAACACATCTCTCGGTTGCCCTCAAAATCTCGATTCTTCTGATCTTCCGCCCCCATCTGACATCAGCTGTTTGTTGTCTTCTCTCTCTCAAAACTCCGCCTAGTTTTTCTCTTCTTGCTCAAACTCTTTACTTCagtctcttcttcttttccatcgAGACAACAACAACATGGGCGCCTTCGATCGCGTGAGTTTTCATCTTCGAAAATGTTATTATTTTGACATTATCTAGTTCCTAGGGGTGtcagtgaaaaatataaattattgaggaacttttattttttaaaaatttcgaacggttttctgcaaaaaataaaatcaactATAAGAAGTATTTATATATGTCAACGCCTAGACTAAAGCTAAAGATCgagtctaagcctaatccAGAGCCAAAACCTTAGCTAAATCCTAAAAATCGATGTGTTCAGGTGAAAGCTCAAGTTGCATCCGACTCAAAATGGACATCAGCTCCTTACAAGGGATTTGTGGCCGGAAGCCCATCAAACACGTATATTGATATTGTTTCCACTGCGTGAGTTTTCAACATGCAACCTATCCTgaagctttttaaaattaattgtaaGATAATCAAATTGTCATGTTTCACTCTTTGAATTCTcagcaaatttcaaagtattaCGTTGATTTATTGTATCAATTTGTTTGTTGGAGATGATACTGCTGTTCGCAACCGCAACGAGACCAACTTCGTCTCTAGCACAGCGTGGACCCAAAATTTCACGAAACAAATGAAACGGTTTTCTACAACGTAGAAACGCCAAAACGCCAAAAACGCCAAGAATGTctctctcaaaaaataaaattgctaATTGACTTACAGTCATCAGCTGAAAAGTCcgaaaatatttcagctttGAAGACGCCACTAACACGATGAATTTTGCTCGTCACTCGAAATACGATGAAATGTATTCTCCTTATCTCGGATCATTCCGCGAACGACACAATTATACTTCAATTGCTCCAAGCTTGTGTATTAACAAAACGTTAGTTTTTATTTGGTGATACATGTGTACTCTTTCCGTATTAAAGTtctctctcattttttatcagttttagaTTGAGTAAACTCGTGCGAAAGTTATATTACTCGGCGTTTGCCGCCAGCTTCCTACCCAAGGCTTCGCAACTTCTTACCCAAGGcttgcccaaaaaataaaaacatttataaggaGCTGCCAAGACTTGGGTAAACCTTGGGCAAGAGTTGGACGCcgtctcaaaaatgaaaaaagtcgtCGACTGCCTCGTCGTCCCGAGGCGTCGCCCAAGTCTTACCCAAGTCTTACCCAAGTTTTGCCTATTTCTTACCCAATTTATACCTGTGTGTTGAACTTTGATCTCATTTCCCGTTGTGCCGAAGTCTTACCTGCTGAGCCATGATGGTCGCGCGAAAAGATCCACACTAGTAATTATATATCGTACTCATATTCTGATAGATATTTTTGAGGAAGTACCAGACATATCTGATTGATACGGTATTCTCACATACcttatttcatttgttttcaagtttGTTTTCAATACCTAATGATTCTAAGTTCAGAATTTACAGAATTACTGTAATTCATGTTTGTTTCATGTctctcaattttataaaagtttacaTTTCAAAAGAACAGTTCAgtcttagaaaaattcaaaatttgatgcatAGGATTGACTGACTATTATTTGACTATTGGACTGACTAGGAGAAGAATCATCCTGAAgataacttttctttttatttttagaaaaattatatggTTTATTAGACAAAATGGCAATAAAAATCAGACTTTGttcgtacatttttttaaacaatgttAGCCaccagagaaaaatatttagaatttgcCT containing:
- the B0379.2 gene encoding RanBD1 domain-containing protein (Confirmed by transcript evidence), which codes for MESILQIIVKCFPIATFILFAAFCASKPKEVRRSPARKLTMSTSTLESEKEELNSVEMVLAEEIKKEEKEPENPLINETMSEDRSVACGNKSDSKELKEMVSPDKEKKKEDSKAEQEFVLDETNPHFAFLLAGENRDPAQSVLHAKNAFEHSNGFMWTMKKRLAFDEGCWKHLSRRIGAIRAEGFEVRVNTRQARENKQSADRETKIDLVFNKFAVGKGKKKAGGE
- the B0379.7 gene encoding uncharacterized protein (Confirmed by transcript evidence), translated to MIVYVLLAIVAVLAYFYFKNSENGKNATTSQRSSRSTRSTKSSRSSPKTVPVTEQPAAAPPQQLEQPTPAPAPESAPAPVQCPEPTPEVPQQPTQVSAPVQEITQGAPAPIPEPTPVTAEQPTPVDPLSSPIKPIGRDSVLLAPKDNVYGGIGGKSERMAPTENASGGGNSVILGPKDNTSNGVGGKSERLAVDSGPASSDQSSSAPASTESKKSKKIKKKKNKKSKDKKKSNSRKNKKNKKSKGKSTSTSEPPTPNQPETGVQTANELRNDAPESNVNTAMSIQSPVQDTPEPDVKTASEAKNDIPESGVKTAAEVKNDVPESGVKTAAEAKNDAFESDVKSAIEAKSDAPESDVKTAIELGGEQKSGSTASSVNSKKSKKNRKKKKRSKAKAKKSAEKVEKDPSSSQ